From [Clostridium] symbiosum, a single genomic window includes:
- a CDS encoding PRD domain-containing protein yields the protein MGTSYANTLNSRLITIIQRKTLQASISRNFASAESYALALSIDMKYDRSNISRSLNQLFQDGVLVKVQGRPTLYFDKKTLCDYFSISQLPSSFENSEQLKGALLSTHPDDIRSSVTAFHSLIGTGTNESLCGLVTTVKNILIYPSPVHGFILSGEPGSGKTAFLHAILDAEIQIKNTPREQILYLDFRKTFDVDISDRFSADSEAPPCIFVFRSPDTLDDNRYSLFSDTLHHILSGHISGVSAFIVICDTLHMQEKLKLELAYAAESIHLPSWSERTTKEKMMLILKAFQEQCDLIKKPIELSKICFNNLLCGKYERNLASLRGEVALVCRNAYANSYPASDTVRIQLDDISSRIFSQTENLSVILSNMNTAGERVNFSTVYFYPSQDNFTFEQVKKLPIDKNGDFLKYSAKPFSSGTNDTDIVHQCENALHTSRSAREVMKTSKTYQILMSVFPTATFTRFLPVQNPPAVYLGLYAHMATVIEQCLSKAYEAESFSIPEKLTLNEAVFPATNAFADIISSEFDFTLPEYEKTWCSLYLTMAMTLQTQTKIQVFILCRWQRITEVYEEFAASLPAENRPLFFTCENAAPDTSVHVQYSPIVDELASHYNSKGVILISDGPLAPELVNQIFRKLDNNVYYIDQLTRAIVSQAVSFSDDPFNSIEYFARYCSSNLNNGRNLTPENKISTIVKNIIHDSLTFLDSDKLYSLLSNTLNDIQTGLKIGDNDNLTVRFIVHASFMVERSIKRETLPYKRTKEFIRGHEQLFNTVRKNIEVIEKLFNTKIPDTELAYISEIFLDYL from the coding sequence ATGGGAACAAGTTATGCAAATACACTTAATTCAAGGCTTATCACAATCATACAGAGAAAAACTCTGCAGGCCTCTATTTCCAGAAATTTTGCCTCTGCAGAATCTTATGCGTTAGCTCTCAGTATTGACATGAAATATGACAGAAGTAATATTTCCCGAAGCCTTAACCAACTCTTTCAGGATGGTGTCCTTGTTAAGGTGCAGGGACGTCCAACCCTGTATTTTGATAAAAAGACCCTTTGTGATTATTTTTCCATCTCACAACTGCCTTCCTCCTTTGAGAACTCGGAGCAGCTTAAGGGCGCTCTTCTCTCCACTCATCCCGACGATATCCGTTCCTCCGTCACTGCTTTTCATTCCTTAATTGGCACCGGAACCAATGAAAGTTTATGCGGACTGGTAACCACCGTTAAAAATATACTTATTTATCCGTCACCCGTCCATGGATTTATTCTGTCCGGTGAACCTGGAAGCGGTAAAACAGCTTTTTTACATGCAATTCTGGATGCCGAAATACAGATTAAGAATACGCCCAGGGAACAAATTCTCTATCTGGATTTCAGAAAAACATTCGATGTGGATATTTCCGACCGCTTTTCTGCCGATAGTGAAGCGCCTCCCTGTATTTTTGTCTTCCGCTCCCCTGATACGCTGGATGATAACAGATACTCCCTGTTTTCCGATACACTCCACCATATTTTAAGCGGGCATATATCCGGTGTTTCAGCCTTTATCGTTATCTGTGACACCCTCCATATGCAGGAGAAATTAAAGCTGGAGCTGGCCTATGCCGCCGAAAGCATCCACCTGCCTTCGTGGTCGGAAAGAACGACGAAAGAAAAAATGATGCTGATTCTCAAGGCATTCCAAGAACAGTGTGACCTTATAAAAAAGCCCATCGAACTTAGCAAAATCTGTTTTAATAACCTGCTATGCGGTAAATACGAGCGTAATCTGGCTTCGCTGCGTGGTGAGGTGGCACTGGTGTGCAGAAATGCCTATGCAAATTCCTATCCAGCCTCCGATACGGTCCGTATACAACTCGACGACATTTCCAGCCGTATTTTCAGCCAGACAGAAAACCTCTCAGTGATTCTTTCCAACATGAACACGGCGGGCGAGCGGGTAAATTTTTCTACCGTATATTTTTATCCTTCCCAGGATAACTTTACCTTTGAACAGGTAAAAAAACTTCCAATTGACAAGAATGGAGACTTTTTGAAATACAGTGCAAAACCATTCTCTTCCGGTACCAATGATACTGATATAGTGCACCAGTGTGAAAATGCACTGCATACCTCCCGTTCCGCGCGTGAAGTAATGAAAACTTCAAAAACATACCAGATTTTAATGAGTGTCTTTCCTACAGCCACTTTTACGCGATTTCTACCCGTACAGAATCCTCCCGCAGTTTATCTGGGGCTGTATGCGCACATGGCAACCGTAATAGAGCAATGTCTTTCTAAGGCGTACGAAGCGGAGTCTTTTTCCATTCCTGAGAAGCTCACTTTAAACGAAGCAGTCTTTCCCGCCACAAATGCATTTGCTGATATCATCTCAAGCGAGTTTGATTTTACACTTCCCGAATACGAGAAGACGTGGTGCAGTCTTTATCTCACTATGGCAATGACACTGCAGACACAGACAAAAATCCAGGTCTTTATCTTATGCCGCTGGCAGCGTATTACGGAAGTCTATGAGGAATTTGCCGCCTCGCTGCCTGCCGAAAACAGACCGCTTTTTTTCACATGCGAAAATGCGGCTCCGGATACAAGTGTACATGTTCAGTACTCGCCCATTGTAGACGAACTTGCCTCCCATTATAATTCCAAAGGCGTCATCCTGATCAGCGACGGCCCCCTGGCTCCCGAGCTGGTAAACCAGATATTCCGCAAACTGGATAATAACGTTTACTATATTGACCAGCTCACCAGGGCAATTGTCTCACAGGCCGTCAGTTTTTCCGATGATCCCTTTAATTCAATTGAGTATTTTGCCCGCTATTGTTCCTCCAACCTGAATAATGGCAGAAACCTTACTCCTGAGAATAAGATCTCCACCATCGTAAAAAACATTATCCATGACTCTCTGACCTTCCTGGACTCCGATAAACTATACAGCCTCCTGTCCAACACCCTGAACGATATACAGACCGGGTTAAAAATCGGAGATAACGACAATCTCACCGTCCGTTTTATTGTGCACGCCTCCTTCATGGTAGAACGCTCAATCAAGCGGGAGACTCTGCCATATAAGAGGACAAAAGAATTTATCCGCGGACATGAGCAATTATTTAACACCGTCCGGAAAAATATAGAAGTCATTGAGAAGCTGTTTAATACCAAAATTCCTGATACGGAACTGGCGTATATTTCAGAGATATTTCTGGACTATCTGTGA
- a CDS encoding lactate racemase domain-containing protein, whose amino-acid sequence MKFEPIPFKIQGDMEDCLPPMIRVRQNFPGRGIRDVKRAVLETLMRLSLGNIEGKRIAITAGSRRIANLPQILKILGEYLYSLGASPFIVPAMGSHGEATAAGQAEVLKNLEITKESTGMDIISDMETVCLGITHSGCRIYCGKTAAEADGIVVCGRIKPHTSINGIVESGLCKMMVVGLGKHKGAAEFHSQGYSSLAKILPEGGRIFLRKAPVLFGLGIVENACDETMIIEAMMPGRLLEREAALLQLARQNMPHFLVDEIDVLIVDQLGKDISGGGMDPNITGRAITPLPRTPSVPIHCIVALDITGPSHGNANGIGAADLTTCRVAESINFNAMYTNILTSGAFMAAKLPIILKDDETAIRAAACCTPKRGKKYVKMVHIRDTLHLSEIEVSDNYLEEIKRENRIEVLSAPKQLRFDGEGRIVSDLVKM is encoded by the coding sequence ATGAAGTTTGAACCGATACCATTTAAAATTCAAGGAGATATGGAGGACTGCCTGCCTCCGATGATTCGGGTTCGCCAGAACTTTCCCGGCAGGGGAATCCGGGATGTGAAAAGAGCGGTATTAGAGACATTAATGCGCCTTTCATTAGGCAATATAGAGGGGAAAAGAATTGCGATAACGGCAGGGAGCAGAAGAATCGCAAATCTTCCTCAAATTTTAAAAATATTGGGGGAATATCTCTATTCTCTGGGAGCCAGCCCGTTTATCGTACCGGCCATGGGCAGCCACGGGGAAGCGACAGCGGCCGGCCAGGCCGAAGTCCTGAAAAATCTAGAAATAACAAAAGAAAGTACCGGTATGGATATTATATCCGACATGGAGACGGTATGTTTGGGGATAACGCACAGTGGATGCCGTATCTATTGTGGAAAAACTGCGGCTGAGGCAGACGGAATCGTGGTTTGCGGCCGGATCAAGCCTCATACCAGTATCAATGGCATCGTAGAGAGCGGCCTGTGCAAAATGATGGTGGTCGGTCTCGGAAAACATAAGGGGGCGGCAGAGTTTCACAGCCAGGGGTATTCCAGCCTGGCAAAAATCCTGCCCGAGGGCGGCCGAATATTTCTAAGGAAAGCGCCGGTGCTGTTCGGGCTGGGCATTGTTGAAAATGCCTGTGATGAGACGATGATAATCGAGGCGATGATGCCCGGGCGGCTGTTGGAGCGGGAAGCGGCTCTTCTGCAACTGGCACGGCAGAATATGCCCCACTTTCTGGTGGACGAGATAGATGTGCTGATCGTGGATCAGTTAGGAAAAGACATCTCGGGAGGCGGCATGGATCCAAATATTACTGGACGCGCAATTACCCCTCTCCCTAGAACTCCATCCGTGCCGATCCATTGCATTGTGGCGCTTGACATAACCGGCCCATCCCACGGCAACGCCAATGGAATCGGAGCCGCCGATTTAACGACATGCCGGGTGGCGGAAAGTATAAACTTCAATGCTATGTATACCAATATACTGACGTCCGGTGCCTTTATGGCCGCAAAACTGCCGATTATTCTGAAAGATGACGAGACTGCAATACGTGCCGCGGCGTGCTGTACGCCGAAAAGAGGAAAAAAGTATGTAAAGATGGTTCATATCAGAGATACCCTCCATTTGTCAGAAATAGAGGTATCTGATAACTATCTGGAAGAGATAAAAAGGGAGAACAGAATCGAAGTATTGTCGGCACCGAAACAGTTGAGATTTGATGGGGAGGGGAGGATAGTGTCTGATTTAGTTAAGATGTGA
- a CDS encoding enolase C-terminal domain-like protein, translating to MRTSIETIRARQILDCKARPVLEVDVITQGGCMGRAAAPTGTSVGMYEAFILRDGVENEYDGLSVHGAVRMVEDIIAPALQGIDVCDQEKIDRRMITLDGTKDKHKLGGNSIYSVSAACLRAAAACAGQPVYRYLAGHALKTIPLPTFNVVNGGNNRGIRQAFNEFILAPYKAESVDEAVAMAVQVYRRLEKVIPRYCKNAEPFLGGSYGWAAPSKDPETVLNLIQEAVEQCGYTDRMAYCLDCASSEMYDKENGTYELNGSRVTSEELIQYMKMLTEKIPLLFVEDLLDENDWDGFERAHKTLTRTNLIGDDFIVTNRERLEEACNRKAIDGFILKPNQVGTLTEAMDTYRFAEQRGLLTIPSGRSGGVVGDIVADLSLGLETSISKNGAPKSGERLDKMNSLLRASSENPGSRPADLSRLIRF from the coding sequence GTGAGGACTTCGATTGAAACGATTAGGGCAAGGCAGATCCTCGACTGCAAGGCAAGGCCGGTACTGGAGGTTGATGTAATTACCCAGGGAGGATGCATGGGAAGGGCGGCGGCCCCGACCGGAACCTCGGTGGGCATGTATGAGGCATTTATACTTCGTGATGGGGTTGAGAATGAATATGACGGGCTCAGCGTGCACGGCGCGGTGAGGATGGTGGAGGACATAATTGCCCCGGCGCTTCAGGGAATTGATGTCTGTGACCAGGAAAAAATTGACCGCCGGATGATCACGCTGGATGGGACGAAAGACAAACATAAATTGGGGGGTAACTCAATATACAGCGTCTCGGCAGCCTGCCTGAGGGCCGCTGCAGCCTGTGCCGGACAGCCGGTTTACCGGTATTTGGCCGGACATGCATTGAAAACAATTCCTCTTCCGACGTTCAATGTCGTAAATGGCGGGAATAACCGGGGAATCAGGCAGGCATTTAACGAATTTATCCTGGCGCCGTATAAGGCGGAATCGGTAGACGAGGCGGTTGCAATGGCAGTACAGGTTTACCGCCGCCTTGAAAAAGTGATTCCACGCTATTGCAAAAACGCAGAGCCATTTTTAGGCGGTTCATACGGATGGGCGGCTCCCTCAAAAGATCCGGAAACAGTCCTGAATCTGATACAGGAGGCGGTGGAACAGTGCGGATATACGGATCGCATGGCGTACTGCCTGGACTGCGCATCCAGTGAAATGTATGATAAAGAAAACGGGACATATGAGCTGAACGGAAGCAGGGTAACATCGGAGGAACTGATTCAGTATATGAAAATGTTAACAGAAAAAATACCGCTTCTTTTTGTGGAGGATCTTCTGGATGAAAATGACTGGGACGGATTTGAAAGGGCACACAAAACTTTGACAAGGACAAACCTGATTGGAGACGATTTTATTGTAACTAACAGAGAGAGGCTCGAGGAGGCCTGCAATAGAAAGGCTATCGACGGTTTTATTCTGAAACCGAACCAGGTGGGGACACTGACGGAGGCGATGGATACATACCGATTTGCGGAACAAAGAGGACTTTTGACAATTCCATCGGGCCGGTCAGGCGGCGTGGTCGGGGATATTGTAGCGGATCTGTCTCTTGGCCTGGAAACGTCCATTTCCAAAAATGGAGCGCCAAAATCGGGTGAGCGCCTGGATAAAATGAATTCTCTTTTGCGTGCGTCCAGCGAAAATCCAGGCAGCAGGCCGGCTGATTTATCCCGGTTAATCCGTTTTTAA
- a CDS encoding DUF4147 domain-containing protein, producing MSVEIKNKHQLLTAGVPESRKIVLEITEEVLEKLNAYGRIRSVMRVEGSSLKIGDKCWDLTQREHIYLIGAGKACNAMAKAVEEILGDFLTDGIAVVKIQEPEDGFKRIRVYTGGHPIPNEEGYRACMEIRKMIGQASSGDLFICVMSGGSSALMSYPVEGITLQEEMEATDVLLKSGAGIREINAVRRHISGMNGGRMAELIRDRGAELIGFNISDSVGNPPTGDISIPWKRFYGTPMGPDQTTLKDACRMICDYNLRERLPQSIVAYLETPGEGKETPKEFPKNTYYQINTLPDSCVYAMEAAKKRKVPAIVLTTFIEEEAKEAGAMMASVARQIQEYGQPVPPPCLVFSAGEAVTTIMDNSRVRGHGGPSQEMALGFALKASAVEGACFLSIDSEGTDGSTDAAGGIADSESLKALAEAGVDAYRTLREHSGFEALTKAGGIVYTGNTGTNVCDFNVLYVPPKQFVDGKKE from the coding sequence ATGAGCGTGGAGATTAAAAATAAACATCAGCTGCTTACAGCAGGTGTGCCGGAATCCAGAAAAATTGTACTGGAAATAACGGAAGAAGTGCTGGAAAAACTTAACGCCTATGGCAGAATCCGTTCCGTTATGAGGGTGGAGGGAAGCAGTCTTAAAATTGGTGATAAATGCTGGGATCTTACCCAAAGGGAGCATATTTATCTGATTGGCGCGGGAAAAGCCTGTAATGCAATGGCAAAGGCGGTGGAAGAGATACTGGGGGATTTTTTGACAGATGGAATTGCCGTTGTCAAAATACAGGAACCGGAAGATGGATTCAAAAGGATCAGGGTGTATACGGGAGGGCATCCTATTCCGAACGAGGAGGGATACCGCGCCTGCATGGAGATACGGAAAATGATAGGACAGGCATCATCCGGTGATCTGTTTATCTGTGTGATGAGCGGAGGGAGTTCTGCACTGATGAGCTACCCGGTGGAGGGTATTACGCTGCAGGAGGAGATGGAGGCTACCGACGTACTTCTTAAATCAGGAGCGGGTATAAGGGAAATTAATGCGGTCAGGCGCCATATCTCCGGTATGAACGGCGGTAGAATGGCAGAGCTGATCCGGGACAGGGGGGCAGAGCTGATCGGATTTAATATCAGCGACTCGGTAGGCAACCCTCCGACAGGTGATATCTCCATACCATGGAAGCGTTTTTACGGGACGCCTATGGGACCGGATCAGACAACATTAAAGGATGCGTGCAGAATGATATGTGATTACAATCTCAGAGAGCGCCTCCCCCAATCGATTGTTGCCTATCTGGAAACACCGGGAGAAGGCAAGGAAACGCCAAAGGAGTTTCCGAAAAATACATATTATCAGATTAATACCCTGCCTGATTCCTGTGTCTATGCGATGGAAGCAGCAAAGAAACGAAAAGTTCCGGCTATTGTATTGACCACCTTTATCGAGGAGGAGGCAAAGGAGGCGGGGGCAATGATGGCCTCCGTTGCGAGGCAGATCCAGGAATACGGCCAGCCGGTTCCTCCGCCGTGCCTGGTATTTTCCGCCGGGGAGGCGGTCACGACGATAATGGATAACAGCAGAGTCAGAGGGCATGGAGGGCCGTCGCAGGAGATGGCCCTGGGATTTGCACTCAAAGCCTCTGCTGTTGAAGGCGCGTGTTTCCTTTCCATAGATAGTGAAGGAACGGATGGAAGTACCGATGCGGCGGGGGGGATTGCCGATTCTGAGAGCCTGAAGGCTCTGGCAGAAGCGGGAGTGGACGCTTACAGGACTCTCAGGGAACACTCTGGGTTTGAAGCTCTGACAAAGGCAGGGGGGATTGTATACACGGGAAACACAGGAACGAACGTATGCGATTTTAACGTGCTTTATGTACCCCCAAAACAATTTGTAGATGGAAAGAAGGAATAA
- a CDS encoding aldehyde dehydrogenase family protein: MNIKLPADHFYHYIDGELEEGNSRTERVCCPGNEEWVADVKLADGGQAARALEAAERAFPMWSSLSLEERGSWVSRLQQAIMDEKENLLTLLLLESGKLRSHAQFETDSLINYLGFFMEQAKCSQEEILRDISGGHGMYMTVREPLGVVVAALAWNFPMHNVATKIGPILASGCTAVIKPATKTPLSTMYLGSILKKIGFPKGVLNFIAGDAGEIGKVLCKSKIPAMITMIGSTQGGLHMIKDSTTSVKRFSMELGGNAPVIVTASADLKAAAAHTIGNKMRCAGQTCVSPQRVYVQSRVYDAFLKECIEMAVTARCGMMDEDANTGALISADAVERMEAIVADALAMGARVECGGRKPEEKEKGYYYLPTILTEVTDDMEVIKEEVFGPIVAIMPYEKQGEALKRANDSRYGLTSYIWARDYNEIAALTRGLEAGIVNVNGPGTGAPYPHGGCKDSGIGKDGSVFSLEEYYYVKGIRIALK, from the coding sequence ATGAATATAAAACTGCCGGCAGATCACTTTTATCATTATATAGACGGGGAATTAGAAGAGGGGAATTCGAGAACGGAGCGGGTATGCTGTCCCGGAAATGAGGAATGGGTGGCCGATGTAAAACTGGCGGACGGCGGACAGGCCGCCAGGGCTCTGGAGGCGGCTGAGAGAGCCTTTCCAATGTGGTCGTCTCTTTCTCTGGAGGAGAGGGGGAGCTGGGTTAGCAGACTGCAGCAGGCCATTATGGATGAAAAAGAAAATTTGCTGACGCTCTTGCTGCTGGAATCGGGAAAGCTCAGAAGTCATGCACAGTTTGAGACGGACAGCCTGATTAATTATCTTGGATTCTTTATGGAGCAGGCAAAATGCAGCCAGGAGGAAATCCTGCGCGATATAAGCGGCGGCCATGGAATGTATATGACGGTAAGGGAACCTCTGGGAGTGGTGGTGGCCGCCCTTGCCTGGAATTTCCCAATGCATAATGTTGCGACAAAAATAGGGCCGATCCTGGCCTCCGGCTGTACGGCCGTAATAAAACCGGCGACAAAAACACCGCTGTCCACGATGTACTTGGGCTCAATATTAAAAAAAATAGGTTTCCCAAAAGGAGTGCTCAATTTTATTGCGGGGGATGCGGGGGAAATCGGAAAGGTGCTCTGCAAAAGCAAAATCCCGGCGATGATTACAATGATAGGTTCCACCCAGGGGGGACTGCACATGATCAAAGATTCGACGACTTCCGTAAAACGTTTTTCCATGGAGCTGGGAGGAAATGCCCCCGTCATTGTCACTGCCTCCGCTGACTTAAAGGCTGCGGCGGCACACACAATCGGAAATAAAATGAGATGTGCGGGACAGACATGCGTTTCTCCACAACGTGTCTATGTTCAGAGCAGGGTATACGACGCATTTTTAAAAGAGTGTATTGAAATGGCGGTGACTGCCAGATGCGGAATGATGGATGAGGATGCCAACACGGGAGCGTTAATCAGTGCTGACGCGGTGGAGCGTATGGAAGCCATTGTGGCCGATGCGCTGGCAATGGGTGCGCGGGTGGAATGCGGCGGAAGGAAGCCGGAGGAGAAGGAAAAAGGATATTATTATCTGCCCACAATTCTGACGGAAGTTACGGATGATATGGAAGTGATAAAAGAGGAAGTATTCGGCCCCATTGTGGCGATTATGCCGTATGAGAAGCAGGGCGAGGCGCTTAAGAGGGCCAATGACAGCCGCTATGGATTGACATCTTATATCTGGGCCCGGGATTATAACGAAATCGCGGCGCTTACAAGGGGACTGGAGGCCGGAATTGTCAATGTAAACGGGCCTGGAACAGGAGCGCCTTATCCTCATGGAGGGTGTAAAGACAGTGGAATCGGCAAAGACGGAAGCGTTTTTTCACTGGAGGAGTACTACTATGTTAAGGGCATCCGTATTGCTCTGAAGTAA
- a CDS encoding hydantoinase B/oxoprolinase family protein, with translation MKKIDGIILEVIGNTFMSIAEEMGAVLVKSAYSTNIKERKDCSCALFDASGNTIAQAEHIPMHLGSMLGMVEEIRKKYRPEEIRPGDMFIANDPYNGGGTHLPDIAVASPVFHENELVAFVANIAHHNDVGGRVPGSNAADSDSIYAEGIRIPVIKIFTEGTLNKDILDMILLNCRVNHIRRGDLNAQFACNKKGVLRVEDVCRRYGNGLIKDCMAELLNYSERKIRIALKEIPDGKYEFSDFLDSDGVGSGPIPLNVKIEVRGEDIYLDFTNNPDQVKGAINLPVTALYASVYYGIKSIVDPSLPANGGYYRAIHITSRPGCILGCTEPAACAGRSDTAQRVADMVFGAMAQVVPEKVIAGTNSAITGIYFGGVSPSDHQYYVYMETFGGGSGARFNKDGLSCVQVHMSNTSNLPIESMEIEFPYMVEQYTLVTDSGGPGRFRGGLSMMKDIRVLGHSSEFSVKADRQKMPPWGLFGGKPGLPGKIILYPDTSEEQVIDSKKSGTPLKENGVLRCRMPGAGGYGNPMERDKELIRYDLEEGYISRESAERDYGMTEAEINGIAIMEEDNRI, from the coding sequence ATGAAAAAAATTGACGGCATTATTCTTGAGGTAATAGGAAATACATTTATGTCTATTGCCGAGGAAATGGGTGCGGTTCTGGTAAAGTCGGCATATTCTACAAACATCAAGGAGCGAAAAGACTGCTCCTGCGCATTGTTTGACGCATCGGGCAATACAATCGCACAGGCGGAACATATACCGATGCACCTTGGCTCCATGCTTGGTATGGTGGAGGAAATCAGAAAAAAATACAGGCCGGAAGAAATACGGCCGGGGGACATGTTTATTGCGAACGATCCCTATAACGGCGGAGGAACGCATTTGCCGGATATAGCGGTGGCGTCCCCTGTTTTTCATGAAAATGAGTTGGTAGCATTTGTGGCCAATATTGCACATCACAATGATGTGGGTGGACGCGTCCCCGGATCCAATGCCGCGGATTCGGATTCTATCTATGCGGAGGGCATCCGAATCCCGGTGATTAAAATATTTACGGAAGGAACGTTAAATAAGGATATCCTGGATATGATTCTTTTGAACTGCCGGGTCAACCATATCCGTCGGGGAGACTTAAATGCCCAGTTTGCCTGCAATAAAAAAGGCGTCCTAAGAGTGGAGGATGTATGCAGACGTTATGGCAATGGACTGATAAAGGATTGTATGGCAGAGCTGCTTAACTACTCGGAACGCAAAATCAGAATCGCTTTGAAAGAAATTCCGGATGGAAAATATGAATTTTCCGACTTTTTGGATTCAGATGGAGTCGGTAGCGGTCCAATCCCGCTCAATGTAAAAATCGAAGTGAGAGGAGAAGATATTTATCTTGATTTCACAAACAACCCAGATCAGGTAAAAGGAGCGATTAACCTTCCTGTTACGGCTCTCTATGCCTCGGTTTACTATGGAATTAAAAGCATTGTGGATCCGTCCCTGCCGGCAAACGGCGGATATTACCGCGCCATACATATCACCAGCCGTCCCGGCTGCATACTAGGGTGTACGGAACCGGCCGCCTGTGCCGGCCGCAGTGATACGGCACAGAGAGTAGCGGACATGGTATTCGGGGCGATGGCCCAAGTGGTGCCGGAAAAGGTAATAGCCGGAACAAACAGCGCCATTACCGGAATTTATTTTGGAGGAGTGAGTCCGAGCGATCATCAGTATTACGTCTATATGGAAACCTTTGGCGGAGGATCCGGGGCCAGATTCAATAAGGATGGGCTGAGTTGTGTACAGGTTCATATGTCAAATACCTCGAATCTTCCAATAGAAAGCATGGAAATCGAGTTTCCGTATATGGTTGAGCAGTATACTCTGGTTACGGATTCCGGTGGACCCGGACGGTTCAGAGGCGGTCTGTCCATGATGAAAGATATACGGGTCCTGGGGCACAGCAGTGAATTCTCAGTCAAGGCGGACAGGCAGAAGATGCCGCCATGGGGACTCTTCGGCGGAAAACCGGGACTCCCTGGGAAAATTATCCTTTATCCGGATACATCGGAGGAGCAGGTGATCGATTCCAAAAAATCGGGAACGCCGCTTAAGGAAAACGGAGTTTTAAGATGCCGCATGCCGGGGGCAGGAGGATATGGTAATCCAATGGAACGGGATAAGGAACTGATCCGTTATGATTTGGAGGAGGGATATATATCCAGGGAAAGCGCAGAGCGGGATTACGGTATGACAGAGGCGGAAATTAACGGTATAGCAATTATGGAGGAGGATAACAGAATATGA